The Iamia sp. SCSIO 61187 genomic sequence GCGGCTCGGACCCGCCTCGCCGAGGAAGGCGACCTCGACCCCGCCGAGGCCCGCGAGCTGCGCCGGGCCGACCGGGCCGCGGCCAAGGCCAAGGACCGGTTCATCCGGGCCAACCTGCGCCTCGTGGTCAGCGTGGCCCGCCGCTACCCCCTGCCCCCCGGCATGGAGCTCCTGGACCTGGTCCAGGAGGGCAACATCGGGCTCGAGCACGCGGTCGACAAGTTCGACTGGCGCAAGGGCTTCAAGTTCTCCACCTACGCCACCTTCTGGATCCGCCAGGCCATCGGCCGGGCCCTCGACCAGAAGGCGAGCCTCATCCGGCTCCCGGGTGATCGCTCGGCCAGCCTGCGGGCGGCGCTGCGGCAGGTGTCCGGCGACGGCGACGAGCTCGACGACGAGCACGCCACCCTGCACCGGCTCACCACGCCGACCTCGCTCGACCGCACGGTGGGCGACGACGACGGCAACGAGCTGATCGACCTCCTGGCCGACGACAACGCCGGCCCCGAGCACATCGTGATGGCCCGGGCCGAGGAGGACTACGCCACCGGCCTGCTCGAGGTCCTCGAGCCCCGGGCCCGCTACGCCGTCGAGCAGCGGTTCGGCATCAACGACGGGCGCAAGCGC encodes the following:
- a CDS encoding RNA polymerase sigma factor RpoD/SigA; translation: MSDSVGQYLNEIGLVPLLTADEERELAQVIEKGVAARTRLAEEGDLDPAEARELRRADRAAAKAKDRFIRANLRLVVSVARRYPLPPGMELLDLVQEGNIGLEHAVDKFDWRKGFKFSTYATFWIRQAIGRALDQKASLIRLPGDRSASLRAALRQVSGDGDELDDEHATLHRLTTPTSLDRTVGDDDGNELIDLLADDNAGPEHIVMARAEEDYATGLLEVLEPRARYAVEQRFGINDGRKRSYREVGDELGVTAEAARRLVKRAVHTVRSEAEARISAA